Proteins encoded together in one Lathyrus oleraceus cultivar Zhongwan6 chromosome 5, CAAS_Psat_ZW6_1.0, whole genome shotgun sequence window:
- the LOC127087213 gene encoding mitochondrial import inner membrane translocase subunit TIM10 has product MAANGVPPTALDKEQIFGMAEKEMEYRVELFNKMTQTCFNKCVDNKYKESELNMGENSCIDRCVSKYWHVTNLVGQLLGTGKPQ; this is encoded by the exons ATGGCTGCAAATGGAGTCCCCCCTACTGCTCTTGATAAAGAACAG ATATTTGGAATGGCTGAAAAAGAGATGGAGTATAGAGTCGAATTGTTCAACAA GATGACCCAGACCTGTTTCAACAAGTGTGTTGACAATAA GTACAAGGAGTCTGAGCTAAATATGGGTGAAAATAGTTGCATTGATCGCTGTGTTTCCAAATACTGGCAT GTGACTAATCTAGTTGGTCAGCTGCTTGGTACTGGGAAGCCTCAATGA
- the LOC127087212 gene encoding uncharacterized protein LOC127087212 — translation MSNKLIDGFKPEKSSLPYADLNSKITKQTTCRRENGEDELVMHMSSLPGYLERGEKVPEKVLNVGVLDWASLEHWQYSHKHVPHRSSQSSTSSSNTSSSIRPEELSGNSRRGLNWSPHLRIIPPSVQSHSIASIKQDSSIAVRSSAENFGNRLNLRGTHSSFDIQRRNVRTVDHLSRNHPTSILKGCDRLEMSTRDDQMEKKRENLPREQNGDINAHDMLGKSKPIVLILPRDIPQKNNHCGASDKGTTLDQKLGSHSQKRNLVNPKEPSRTYMSCNVSKSCSLADELSQSHSQPKESPSSSLDSESFKIPVSTFSVPVPGRMGMSPDRSRKAEERKPSIAGSSSANGPRREVDQKVTTDQKVTTEKPRSSSPFRRLSFSMGFTNKVSGCKEVAHVPHQSTIATHKPSSENVRGYASSNIPDSSDKPRSSSKSRASPLRRFLDPLVKPKAANCHHSLDLSQKDSENARGSAGSNISGNKSGAAGKGRSSPLRRLLDPLLKPKAANSHHSMNLFQKETVSTNKNCRSGNGTCSTILPAKELDKDGRFGCSTANTVESSSEEAHMPSTSQSVLRISMKNGQPFFTFAAGNNSNILAATVKRSTVLKKDECNCIYTFYTFKEIIKKNGSRTNHNEKSKGPDYVRHVIAQMKLSDMHYHDSNSQNRVESITKEFVLFSVKLKQGDAQVTDYQPNDELAAIAVKSPKAVNYAYQNSCQNECQDLLQVTVVLPSGVHSLPSDGGPSSLIERWKTGGSCDCGGWDLACKLKILANNNQTCRKSASEAYFADQYELFFQGNDQCQDNRPVFSFSNFEAGAYSVAFGSSLSPLQAFSICIAMLDGKLPCEVSGSRNSIEGTNRRQSQLVQTDDSKMVHGKSEDIPASYVAYPPISPAGRV, via the exons ATGAGTAATAAACTTATTGACGGGTTCAAACCAGAGAAGTCATCTCTGCCGTATGCTGATCTTAATAGCAAGATTACCAAGCAAACAACCTGTAGAAGGGAAAATGGTGAAGATGAGCTTGTTATGCACATGTCAAGTTTACCAGGTTATTTGGAGAGGGGAGAAAAAGTTCCCGAGAAAGTTTTGAATGTCGGGGTCCTTGATTGGGCCAGTCTAGAGCATTGGCAGTACAGCCATAAACATGTACCCCACAGGAGTAGTCAGAGCTCAACATCTTCTAGTAATACATCGTCATCTATTCGCCCGGAGGAATTATCTGGTAATTCTAGAAGGGGTCTGAATTGGTCTCCTCATCTAAGGATAATCCCTCCGTCAGTGCAATCTCACTCTATTGCTTCTATAAAACAAGACAGTTCTATAGCTGTTAGGTCCTCTGCAGAAAATTTTGGAAATCGTCTGAATCTTAGAGGTACCCACAGTAGTTTTGACATACAGAGAAGAAATGTTCGAACTGTTGATCATCTTTCCCGAAACCATCCTACTAGCATACTGAAAGGATGTGATAGGTTGGAAATGAGCACACGAGATGATCAAATGGAAAAGAAAAGGGAGAATTTACCTAGAGAACAAAATGGTGATATTAATGCACATGATATGCTTGGGAAAAGCAAACCAATTGTTCTTATTTTACCTAGAGACATTCCTCAAAAAAACAATCATTGTGGAGCTTCTGATAAGGGAACAACCTTGGATCAGAAGTTAGGAAGCCATAGTCAAAAAAGAAATTTAGTAAATCCTAAGGAACCCTCCCGTACATATATGAGTTGCAATGTTTCAAAATCCTGTTCTTTGGCAGATGAACTTAGTCAAAGTCATTCTCAGCCTAAAGAGTCACCGTCCAGTTCCTTAGATTCAGAAAGTTTCAAAATTCCTGTTTCTACTTTTTCAGTACCTGTACCAGGCAGAATGGGAATGAGCCCAGACAGATCAAGAAAGGCCGAGGAAAGAAAACCCAGCATTGCTGGATCTTCATCTGCAAATGGACCTCGTAGAGAAGTAGATCAGAAAGTAACTACCGATCAGAAAGTAACTACTGAAAAACCAAGAAGCTCTTCACCTTTTCGCCGATTAAGCTTCAGCATGGGATTCACAAATAAAGTTTCTGGGTGTAAGGAGGTTGCACATGTGCCACACCAGAGCACCATTGCAACACATAAACCTAGTTCAGAAAATGTGAGAGGTTATGCTAGCTCAAACATTCCAGACAGCAGTGATAAACCTAGAAGTTCCAGCAAAAGCAGGGCCAGCCCTTTGAGGAGATTCCTTGATCCACTAGTGAAACCAAAGGCAGCAAACTGCCATCATTCCTTGGATTTATCTCAAAAAGATTCAGAAAATGCGAGAGGTAGTGCTGGGTCAAACATATCAGGGAACAAATCAGGTGCTGCCGGTAAAGGCAGGTCCAGCCCTTTAAGGAGATTACTGGACCCACTGCTGAAACCAAAGGCAGCAAACTCCCATCACTCCATGAATTTATTTCAAAAAGAAACAGTGTCAACAAATAAGAACTGTAGGTCAGGGAATGGAACATGTTCCACTATACTGCCAGCAAAAGAATTGGACAAGGACGGGAGGTTTGGTTGTTCCACAGCTAACACTGTAGAATCGTCGAGTGAAGAGGCGCATATGCCATCAACATCTCAATCTGTACTGAGAATTTCCATGAAGAATGGTCAGCCCTTTTTTACATTTGCTGCTGGCAACAATAGCAACATTCTTGCTGCCACAGTGAAGAGATCCACTGTATTAAAAAAAGATGAATGCAACTGTATCTATACTTTTTACACCTTTAAGGAGATTATAAAGAAGAATGGCAGTCGGACGAATCACAACGAAAAAAGCAAAGGTCCTGATTATGTTCGCCATGTCATTGCCCAAATGAAGCTTTCTGATATGCACTATCATGATTCAAATAGTCAGAATCGTGTGGAGTCTATCACAAAAGAATTTGTTTTGTTTTCTGTAAAGCTAAAGCAAGGAGATGCTCAGGTGACTGACTATCAGCCAAATGATGAGCTTGCTGCCATAGCTGTCAAATCACCTAAAGCTGTCAATTATGCGTATCAGAATAGTTGCCAGAATGAATGTCAAGATCTATTACAGGTGACAGTGGTGCTTCCAAGTGGGGTTCATAGTCTTCCAAGTGATGGTGGACCTTCATCGCTGATTGAGCGCTGGAAAACTGGTGGATCCTGTGATTGTGGTGGTTGGGATTTGGCTTGTAAACTAAAAATTCTTGCAAACAATAATCAAACATGCAGAAAATCAGCATCAGAAGCTTATTTCGCAGATCAATATGAGCTTTTCTTCCAG GGAAATGACCAATGTCAAGATAACCGTCCTGTTTTCAGTTTTTCAAATTTTGAAGCTGGAGCATATTCAGTAGCTTTTGGTTCATCACTTTCACCCTTGCAAGCGTTTTCAATCTGCATAGCAATGTTGGATGGCAAGCTCCCTTGTGAAGTTTCTGGATCAAGAAACTCCATTGAGGGAACAAATAGGAGGCAATCTCAATTGGTTCAAACAGATGATTCAAAAATGGTTCATGGTAAATCTGAGGACATTCCTGCAAGTTATGTTGCTTATCCTCCAATCTCTCCAGCTGGAAGGGTCTAA